The following coding sequences lie in one Rutidosis leptorrhynchoides isolate AG116_Rl617_1_P2 chromosome 4, CSIRO_AGI_Rlap_v1, whole genome shotgun sequence genomic window:
- the LOC139841500 gene encoding F-box/kelch-repeat protein At3g06240-like, which produces MAAVDFLPDEIVLNILARLPTKPLLRFRCVSRYWLRMLMDPYFMKLRSHKNIILHINRENLYFIDSNVSTNDSTYSVFTRCYPLEDLHTIRPFARLIGSFNGLVLIVYIIDFILYNPFTGVTSKKLPDPPTPIKYRNGYGLGYGDTPSDLKIVKLKEYSRRYEVYDFNRNSWSSWSSDKYGIRYTMFLHNVGTFVNGYLYWIRSEHVLIAFSVKDMVLSEIYLPSTSKIIGNLGTINGCLCWLKMPNSSKFELWVTKEPSIESSWVNTYSFTLDHKWDFYYHPLNIFDDGKILFVTPLKQLIIYDISKGSYETLNISLISERVLINYMNMNCTQYVETLVSPLDV; this is translated from the coding sequence ATGGCCGCTGTCGACTTTTTACCTGATGAGATTGTTCTCAATATACTTGCTAGGCTTCCAACAAAGCCATTGTTACGATTTCGGTGCGTATCCAGATATTGGCTTCGTATGCTTATGGACCCTTACTTTATGAAGTTGAGATCACATAAAAACATCATTCTCCACATTAATAGGGAAAACTTATACTTCATAGACAGTAATGTATCTACTAATGACAGTACATATTCAGTATTCACGCGTTGTTATCCGTTAGAGGACCTACATACTATTCGTCCATTTGCTAGACTTATTGGATCCTTCAATGGGTTAGTCCTTATAGTTTATATAATAGATTTCATTTTATACAATCCTTTTACTGGTGTTACTTCCAAGAAACTTCCGGATCCTCCTACTCCGATTAAGTATAGAAATGGATATGGACTTGGCTACGGTGATACTCCTAGTGACTTAAAAATCGTTAAGTTGAAAGAATATTCCCGTCGTTATGAGGTCTACGACTTTAATAGGAATTCATGGAGCTCTTGGAGTTCGGATAAATACGGCATAAGGTACACTATGTTTCTACATAATGTGGGTACATTTGTAAATGGATATTTGTATTGGATTAGATCAGAACATGTGTTGATTGCCTTCAGTGTTAAAGATATGGTTCTTTCTGAGATTTATCTACCATCTACTTCGAAAATCATTGGGAATCTAGGTACGATAAATGGATGCCTTTGTTGGCTCAAAATGCCTAATTCATCCAAATTCGAGTTGTGGGTGACGAAGGAACCCTCCATTGAGAGCTCATGGGTGAATACATATTCGTTCACGTTAGATCACAAATGGGACTTCTATTATCACCCTCTTAATATTTTTGATGATGGAAAAATTCTTTTTGTGACACCGTTAAAGCAACTCATTATCTACGATATTTCAAAAGGCTCTTATGAAACGCTTAATATCAGTTTGATTAGCGAACGCGTTTTAATCAATTACATGAACATGAATTGCACACAGTATGTGGAGACTTTGGTTTCACCTTTAGATGTCTGA